The genomic DNA caagccattcggacccccgccatccaataccagtgggtattgaaggtggtcctagtaagcttgacccaggtccttactaaaccattcccttaacccccgaccaggtagccaacatatctctatatagaccgtagagatatgaatagtgaaaatcttttactttatatagacagtaaagtaatgccaagacaacaggacaaatgataaagaagtttcaccttcaagataagaaactagttattaaagtcattaatacaaaaccaaataaaaagtgtgaaacaattaaaaatcaaaagtattacattaaatgcttgttttcaccaagtgatgtaagagacttagccaaacatggcatttgattgacaagaactcttactatcaatcttggatcccgagactactacacacactctaaggtggatgatggattatggtggtggatgtgggtgttgtagtggtggtgaaGTCGGAGAGAGgaggtttgccaagggatgcctttgaagtgagccaagcaaCCCTATTTATAGTCTGAACAGAAGCCCGGACAAGGCCCTGTGGCCAtcatctttctctttcttcattaattgcaactGTCTGCATTAGTtaggctccacacgcccccgtgttcgctgggcacgaccccgtgtgcaaaagcgtatctatactatcaagatttgcaagattctgcgaatcttagcgttgaccacgccccgtgctgagctgggcacgcccccgtgctgggaatagaagcttctacaactttgtcattTTCTGCAGATACCTGGCCACGCCCcagtgtccgctgggcacggagCCGTGgccagccttctgtttcttgtttttgcttgggaagatgctgtcgaggggtcgggtatgccacgtttattccttttctttgtatttatgttagtttttgctaCATATAttttccttttgttcatttaagctcatttggtcctgaaaatacaaaaggaagataaaagcacactttttcccacattagtactaaaaaaaggttagttttatgcctcatttgatgtaatttatatgttgcattttacacacatcagtgccTTTTCGTGAAACCCTTTCTGAACATTTCTACCGTCGTGTCTTCCCACTCATAACTGCCCTCAATCATCACACCTATAACTGCAACCCAAGTCCCTTCTCACAATAATCTATTGATGTTGATTTACAACCATAATTGTTTTGTGTACAAGCATTTTCATGCCTCCTAACACTTGCCTTCTTCCCTCGATTTCACGTCTGCACATCACCAAATTCATATATGTCGTTGCTTATTCGTTTTTTCCCATAATGATGGTGGTACAGGTAAACAACGCATGTGGTACCACCACCGCAACCACAAAACCTAAGCCAGTTTTACTGCCGCTACCAAAGCCATGGCAGCGGCTGTTCTTAACTCAAATCTCTTAAGAAAGAGGAAGGAAGAGGAGGCCATCATCTACGATTTAAGCAATGGATCTGAACGGGTGGGGCTCCTCAGATTCGTTTGTTGGAGAGAAGGGAGACGAGGGGATGTGATGGTTGGAGTGAACAAAGGCCGTCGGAGTCATCATCGTCGAGTGCCAGCGGTTATGGTTcgttgaagaagataaaaggggCGCAGGAGTGGTGGTACTCATGGTGATGTGAAGGCGAAACGGTGGCAGAGTGTTTGAAACCAGAATGTTGCACGGGGAATGTTGAAGGTGAAAATGTTTTTAACTCTACTTTTTGTTGAATGGTCGTTCCCCCAAAAAAAGTTAACCCTACTTAATTTGGAATGGTTTGCCAAAGTTCGATGTTAGGCTCTTAGCATGATTATATGGAATGGAATCATGTTAATGCCAAATTTCGATGCTAGGTTGTTATATGGAATGGAGGCATGTTAAATTGAAATTAACAATAGAAAGCTACGTAATCCAATTTGGTCAATGTAAATTAATTGATAAGTGTTACATGTTATTAATATTATAGGCTAATGCGTGTTACTATCACATATAATAAGATTAGCAACTCGATGTGTCAAGCTGTTGTCAATGATGAAGATACGTACTTATTATAAATTTGTCAATTAAAGGaaaatttataaatttttatTCATCTAAGTTTATAGATCTGTATATAAACATTGGAACTTAATCTAGTTAATTAACAAAATGGTTTGTAATTATTTGTAAtctattaatttttttaagtgGTTAGTATTTGGTAGGTTTGAATGACAATATTCTAATTTTTATATGTTAAAGTTAGTGGTTATTTTTAATAACATTATAATTCACAAGTATGTATAGTGAAACTAAACACATTCATAATAAATACCCCGCCTCAACGCGCGGATTGACCTTAACTCATTGTATACATTTATTGAAGCAACAATGAGAACAGAGAAATCCACACATTATAAACTAAACATAACAATTAGAACATACAAATAAGACTAAGTAAAATTACTCTTCATATTTAGGTTCTTATATTATCACTTTAATTTATTAAGAGAAGAAGTGTTATAGACTTTTTTAGTAGGCAAACACTCCAAGAAATTAGAGGAAGAACAACTGATTTGGGGAAATTTTCTGATATATTTTCCAAACAAAAATGCAGAATTTAAACATGCTGGAGACCAAGGCTCATCACCCATGTCCCTTATTTCATGGAGATCATGCACTACATGACATGCACCCCTAACCTACTTGCAACAATTAAACATGTGACTTAAAAGAAACGTAGATCCTAAATGCAAACAAAATGCAGAATTAAATAACTTGAGCTTCAATCCATAAATCTGCTGGGCTTCTAGACATTTGGCTTGGGCCTGTTGACTGCGGATGGACGTGGTGCGGCTGGATCTGCTATTGGGCCGGCCCGAGTTGTATCATCACCCTCCCCTGGAGAACTGGCATTGTCCTCAATGACTGGAAAAAACAGAAATTGATCTTTAATGAGCGAAGTGTCTTCCCAAGTGGCGTCTTCGAGTGGTCGTTTTTCCCATTTGATCAGCAGTTGTGGTTGATTGGTGTTGCCCAAGCGGTGATCGAGAATGGCTTCTTGTAACATTTCGACAGGATCTTCCAGCTGACCCGAATCAATAGGAATTTGAGACGGTTTAGCAGTGCCATGGCTAGCTTTTAAGAGTGACACATGAAAATTTGGGTGAATTCTTGACGTGGCTGGTAGGTCTAATTTGTAAGCAACCTTGCCAATACGGTCAAGAATCTTGTATGGTCCAAAGAAACGACGAGATAACTTATGGTTTTTTCGTTCTTGCACTGGCTTCTGACGATAATTTTGAAGTTTCAAATAAACCCAATCGCTGATGTTAAATTCTTTGTCTAACCGTTTCTTATTTGCTTGAGTTACCATACGAGCTCGAGCGTTTTCCAGCGAAACTTTCAAAGTTGCTAAAATTTGTTGATGGCTGGTCAGAGATGTATCAATAGAAGCTGTTTTATTAGAACCCGAAACGTAATCGTGAATAGAGTTGGCATCTCGTCCATACAAAGCCTAGAAAGGAGTCATGTTGATCGATGAGTGAAAGCTTGTATTATACGAGAATTCAGCCAAATATAAAAAAACGTTCCTAAGTGGCTGGTTCATCAAAGACGAATGCACGAAGATATGATTCCAAACAATGATTAACCATTTCCGTCTagccatccgtttgaggatggtaagcgcTCGAATGCAGTAATTTGGTTCCAATTTGCTTGAATAATTATTTCCAAAACCGACTCAGAAATGTTGGATCACGATCAGAAACTATTGACTTGGGAAGGCCGTGGAGACGATATATTTCACGCAAGAAAATGGAAGCCAATGATATTGCCGTATAATGGCCCGGTAATGAAATAAAATGAGCAAATTTAGAAAGACGAtcgacaattacccaaatcgttGTTTTCCCTTTCGATGGCGGTAATCCCGTGAAGAAGTCCATAGAAATTTCATTCCATGATGCTTCCGGAATGGGCAGTGGTTGTAGTAAGCCATACGGCCTATGGTTGGGCGTTTTCACAGCTTGGCATATAGTGCAATCCTTCACAAACTTTGAAACATATATTTTCATACCCAGCCAAATAAATGAGGTTGCTAACCTTTTCATCGTTGCGTTAACGCCCGCATGACTACCCAAAAATGATGAATGAAATTCTTGCAATAGGTGTGTCGTAAATTTGGAATAGGTGGTACCAATATTTTACCATGTAGGTAGACGAGGCCGTCCCGATAAGGATGATAAGGAAATCCCGTACGGTTATTTTCAATTTTAGCGACTAACTGTTGACCCAGGTTGTTTGTTGTGAAGTAATTTTTGATTTCCTCCAGCCAAGGAGCCGTTAGGTGCGATAACGCCAGCATGGTCGGAATGTCAATTTGGCTTAAAGAATCGGCAACCGTATTCTCCTTTCCGGGCTCATAATGTATCTCGAAATCATAACCGATTAGTTTAATGACCCATTTTTGTTGTTCGGGAGTTTGGATGGTTTGGGTTAGCAAATGTTTAAGACTATGGTGGTCGGTGTAAATGCGAAAACGTCGGCCGAGAAGGTATTGACGGCACTTCTGAACGGATTCGGTCACAACATATAATTCCTTAGTGTAAGTCTATTGGCCTTACATGGTAGGATAAAGCTTTTTGGAGAAAAAGGCAATAGGTCTATTGTTTTGGGAGAGGACAACACCAATGGCGTGACCGGAAGCGTCTGTAGTGAGGTTAAATGGCTTTGTGAAATCGGGTAACGCTAAAGTCACCAAGTTTTGCATGTGCTTTTTAAGGGTGGCGAAGGCTTCAGTAGCGACTGTTGGCCATGCAAACTCTTTGAGTTTGAGCAAATCGGTTAAGGGTGAAGCAATGTGTGCATAAGTAGGAACGAACTTTCGGTAATAACCCGTAAGGCCTAAAAAGGCTCGTAAAGTGGTGAAGGAAATAGGTGTAGGCCATTGTTGAATGCAATGAATTTTGTCGGGTTCAGGGGCTACTCCCAATTGCGAGATTCGATGACCCAAAAAGGATAATTCGGCGACTGCAAAAACACATTTGGATGCCTTTGCATGAAAGTGATTTTGTAACAAGGTCTCAAAGACATACCATAGATGAGTGTAATGATCCTCCTTTTTGGCATTGTATATTAAGATATCATCAAAAAAATGAGGACAAATCATCGTAACACCGAACGAAAAAGATCATTCATAGCCGATTGAAACGTGGACGGCGCATTAGAAAGTCCAAACGGCATTACAagaaattcataatgaccgtCGGTAGTCCGAAAAGCTATTTTGTGAATATCCTGTGGTGCGACTCGGATTTGGTGATATCCCGACCggagatcgatcttagaaaaaatAGTTGCACCATGCAACTCATCCAATAATTCGTCAATGGTTGGAATAGGAAAACGATCTCGAATAGTCACGACGTTAAGTGCCCGGTAATCTACACAGAAGCGCCAGGTGCcgtcttttttttaaataaaagcaCGGGTGATGAAAAAGGACTTTAACTCGGACGATTAATACCATCCTTAAGCATTTCGGTGATTAATTGGGTCATGATTTGTTTTTGGAAATGTGGGTATCTGTATGGTTTAACATTGACAGGTCCGGTTTCGTTGTGAAGTGGAATATGGTGATCATGTGGCCGTGATGGAGGTAACGAGTGTGGTTCTGTGAATAAGGTTTGGAAGGTGTGTAACAAGGTGTGAAGTTTCGGGTCTGTGTGAGATGGTACGGTTGGTTCAGAGACAATACTCGAGCTAGTATccattaaaagtgcatgaaaagaagcAACATAATCATGACAAATTAATGACGAAAGGGAACTCGGGGATACCTGTTGGGAAAATGGTTCACCGCGAAGAGTTGTGAGAACACCCGAATTCCGAAACGACAATTCTGGAATCGAGAAGTTAGCTGTGATGGATCCCAATGTACTTAACCAAGAAATTCCCAAGACGACGTCGGCACCCTGTACCGGAAAAACGAAAAACGAAATATGGAAATTTGTTTTTTGGAGTTGAAGTGGAACATCCGGACAATAGCCTTCACAATGTATAAACTGGTCGATCCCCACCATGACCGCAAACGGTTGAAGAGATTTGGTAGGTAGGTGGAGTGACGCAGCAATCCGAGGTGGATGAGATTATGCGTGCTTCCACAATCAATCAATACAGTGACGGGTTTGCCATTGATATACCCCGTCGCGTAACGTTTGAATGGAACAAAGACCGAAAAATGCCGCATCGGACAGAGACATGAATTGTGGAGGTTGCTGATCGTCAGAGGTGGTTTGGTCAGGGAATTCAGGTAAGGGGACTGATCGTCGTTATCCACTATCAACAAAAACTGAGGTGGAGAACACTTGTGGCCAGGGAAGTATTTTTACGGGCACCAGAAACAAAGGCCCTCTTTGCGACGTTGTTGGATCGCTTCGGGGGAAAGCTTGGTAAATGGTAAGGGTTTCGGAGGAGATGGTAACAATGGAGGTGCAAGGTTGGTCTGATTTTTAGGAGATGTAGTTGAAGTTGTTGGCTGGGGTGATAAAGGGGTAAACTGGGTAGTCATGGGTGTCGAGGCTGTATAAGATGTAGAAGGCCAAGACTTTTGGGCTTCGCAGAGTGGGCCAATTTATCCTCCACACGACGGGCTAGGCCAGAGGCTTCATAAAGAGAAATGGGCCGGATAATTGCAAGCTTCGATTGAATTTCTGGTTTAAGACCAGATAGAAAACAATTAAGTAGGGTTTGAGGAGATAACCCTGTGATTCTGTTACTGAGACGTTCGAACTCATTCTGATATTCTGTCACTGACGAGGATTGTCGGAGTTTGAACAACGTAGCCTCGTGATTTTTGAAGGTCGATGGTCCGTAACGCAACTCAACGGATCGTTTCAAATCGGTCCACGAGCCGAGTAATCGGTTATTCGACTGGTGTTGGTACCATGAGAGCGCATCACCGATAAAATGGAAGGCGGTGATTGTCACATGTTTAGCCGGAGGTATTTAGTAGTATGTATAATATTTTTCCGCTTGGAATATCCAAGCAAGTGGGGTATTAGGAGGGTATTGTTGCGCGGGTTTGGGGCCGAGGTTGGTAGAGTCTAGGTTTGAAGGTCCGGAGGCAATTTGGTCAGTCAATTGTGTGATGTGATTGACCAGACAGGCTGTGTTGTCGGTTTGGCCATCAAGTTCGGTATTAAGGTTTGAAGTGGCTTCAACATGGGCAGCTAGGGTGTTTTTAATGTCGGTTTGGGGGTTGGCAGCGGTGGTGGAAATTTGGATCAGCTGGTTCAACTGGTCGGTGATGGTAGGGGGAAAATCATCGGAACCCAATTGATCTTTGTGAGATGGCATAGCGGAAGGTGAAACGAGAATAAAAGCACCAAGATGTTATAGCCTTTTTTAGTAGGCAAACTCCAAGAAATTAGAGGAAGAACAAGTGATTTGGGGCAATTTTCTGATATATTTTCCAAACAAAAATGCAGAATTTAAACATGCTGGAGACCAAGGCTCATCACCCATGTCCCTTATTTCATGGAGATCATGCATAACTACCTACATGACAAGCACCACTAACCTACTTGCAACAATTAAACATGTGACTTAAAAGAAACGTGGATCCTAAATGCAAACAAAATACATAATTAAATAACTTGAGCTTCAATCCATAAATCAGTTGGGCTTCAGGACATTTCGCTTGGGCCTGTTGACTGCGGATGGACCTGGTGCTGCTGGAATCGCTGTTGGGCCGGCCCGAGTTGTATCAAGAAGCAAACGACTTCTTAAGTTTGTGATCCTCGGTTGGTAATTTGACATTTGTGGCTAACCCGATTGCTTCAAGAAGCCTTATCACATACCAACAAAAGTCAATTTGCCACCATTCTAACCCATGTCGAGCTGAAAACTCAAATGCATGGTGATTATTATGCCACCCTTCACCAAAAGTAACCAATGCTACCCACCTATATACATACGTAATTAGTATTTAGTGTGTAATTACCATTACCAAATACTAATGTAACACATACCTAATATATAAATgaatgttattttttatttttttttaacctTACCAATTATTCTTGGAGAGATCTCCAGTGTTCCATGTCTGGTTTCCCCATATATGGCAGGCCGAGTTCACGAGAAAAGTCATGTGATATCCCCATATGGCTCCAACTCCCTACGTATCATATATCATATCTTGAGCATGTCAATCACACTCTATTTACCACACAAAGATGGAAAATAATCAAACAAATTTTTATGTACCACGACCCAAACGAGGTAGGTAAATCCACCAAAAAGATAAATGAGGGCAGCAAACGCAAATGGGTGGAGTATATATGTTCTCTTGATGAATCTATAAAATGCTTGATTCTTTAAATCCTCTACATTTTTACGCTCTTGATACTACAAAATCATATATAATCAGCTTAAACAAGATATTTGGCAGAAAGAAacatttatttttatcttttggAACATGAACACAAAGTACCTTTTCAAAAATATAACCGCTATCAAAGATCCATCCCATATGACTAAACCAAAATCCGAATATTGGAGAGTGTGGGTCTTTCTCGGAATCAACGAACTGATGATGATATCTATGCATGCTCACCCAAAATATGGGATCCCTCTATTAACATATATGATTCATTTGTTACACCACATCAAAAAGAGCACGTAAATTAGACAAAGTTAAACGTAAAACTTTATGAGAACAATCTTTTTTCTTTCTTAAAAAGCTTAGTAGAACAGAAAGTTAATATATTGAATAAACTTCAAGACCTGTTGCTACTTTTCTGAAACCGTACAAGTAAAACAAGATTTAGTGACACTTTCTCTTAATGTCACTTTACCTCTAATGACATTTGAAGAAACAAATATAACAAACCTGAACAGTTAGGACTCCAAGATAAGCAAAGGTGTACTCAAGCCATTTGGGAAGCTTGAAACTGTGGTGTGCTAGGTTACGATGATACGACAAAGTTATACCAAAAATTCCGCACAATACATAGGTGGTAAAACCTGCCCAGAATGCACCCCAAGTAAACGTAAAGGGCGCGAAAAGTGCAAGCAAGTGAACACCTAGCATCCCTACAGCTATTTTGACATCAACAGTTCTCCATTTACGACCCATGAAGAGGTTTCTCCTTCTGGTAACCTTCACATCCGAGAAAGGTATTTTTCCATATTCTGAGGCCTTTACTCCTTGTGAAACTGTGATCAAATTTCTCATTTTTGAATGGTCAGAAAAATGTGTGTAGCATTTGCAGTCTAGTATATTGCTATTTATAGTAAAAATCTCTTCCAACATCCTGAAGGACAAATACCGCATGGGACTGTGGCCCCATTGTACTATTCAAATTCTTTACAAGTAAACTCAAAActccattttggtccctgaggtttggtcacttttatcactttagtccaaaactcaaaacttttaaatctgggtccgtatagtttcacttttattgtcattttgatccaaaaatgaaatcacATGATATTTGTGtaataaaatcctgctattttgtcctttcctcaggggcaaaatggtcattttaaaCATTAATAAAAAACTTCAAAACTCTGCACTCTCTCGCTCTCTCTCTAAACACCCCTATGTCTCTCTCTAAACAcccctctctctcttctctctctctaacaacaccaccacctcctcccccttttcaccaccgccaccactaccTCTTGTGGGAAACAGACAAGAAAAACAATGAGAAAAGTGGATTTTGACTCAAAAAAAGTCGAGATTTTTAACcaatctttctgcacatttcatcACGTAATTCAATCATCAATGGCGTATGCATCCAACACCCATCAATAATATTAACCAACCCAACATAAAACTACCCATCAACCACGGTCCCATTCATTAAATGCTTTTGTGCAAGAATCAAGATTTCCACTGTGTGATCGC from Helianthus annuus cultivar XRQ/B chromosome 7, HanXRQr2.0-SUNRISE, whole genome shotgun sequence includes the following:
- the LOC110866233 gene encoding palmitoyl-monogalactosyldiacylglycerol delta-7 desaturase, chloroplastic, whose product is MGRKWRTVDVKIAVGMLGVHLLALFAPFTFTWGAFWAGFTTYVLCGIFGITLSYHRNLAHHSFKLPKWLEYTFAYLGVLTVQRDPIFWVSMHRYHHQFVDSEKDPHSPIFGFWFSHMGWIFDSGYIFEKYQERKNVEDLKNQAFYRFIKRTYILHPFAFAALIYLFGGFTYLVWVVGVGAIWGYHMTFLVNSACHIWGNQTWNTGDLSKNNWWVALVTFGEGWHNNHHAFEFSARHGLEWWQIDFCWYVIRLLEAIGLATNVKLPTEDHKLKKSFAS